One region of Zootoca vivipara chromosome 7, rZooViv1.1, whole genome shotgun sequence genomic DNA includes:
- the SPATA2 gene encoding spermatogenesis-associated protein 2 — MDAKYKDDVFRKYVQFHESKLNTSDKKQHSVSDECLQVTASTLLCFPKIDPFHRFRLIKFYEIVENSLRSLKSSSLRSLQKAFGVLESVGVNLFLYPWKKEFKNIKTYTGPFVYYVKSTIPDEDIRQILNSMGYIQELGTMYKLKDMVDTLQVKMVSFELFLAKLECEQLIEIHLQVKDKGYTELDIVNERKNSSDVRGCSDALKRRAECKENLNTSMSRMVLQKSASERGCKDYFKPKVSKASKSVDAYDSYLENKKPPLMTSLSLRKEPILVDTEDDIKDEIIRPSPSLLAMSSSPHGCSDEYLPVSSHTNGILRTGIPYSTYYSPQDDLDLYTDSDSRSMFKRQEPPKHDVWLLKNDANPTYHKRTHLAKDTTSLKCQNCGLSCGTSICQKCDNLLICRQEYPPMKQSSYSLKTLGSEGISSGSVIREKPQYMLQTQERVSQYSSKSKPSGSSRCGFCNRPGATNTCTFCSKVSCDSCLTAYYYDPCCRKSELHRFLPNNQLNYKSNQLPHMVYR, encoded by the exons ATGGATGCAAAATATAAAGACGATGTATTTAGGAAGTATGTACAGTTTCATGAATCCAAACTGAATACCTCTGACAAGAAGCAGCACTCAGTTAGTGATGAGTGTCTACAAGTGACAGCTTCAACCTTACTCTGTTTTCCCAAGATTGATCCCTTCCACAGATTCCGGCTGATAAAATTTTATGAGATAGTTGAAAATTCACTTAGGTCCTTGAAATCTTCAAGTTTGCGTTCACTCCAAAAAGCATTTGGTGTTCTGGAATCAGTTGGAGTTAATCTTTTTCTTTACCCTTGGAAGAAGGAATTCAAAAATATAAAG ACTTACACAGGACCTTTTGTTTATTATGTAAAGTCTACAATACCAGATGAGGATATAAGACAGATACTTAACTCAATGGGATACATCCAAGAACTTGGAACTATGTATAAACTCAAAGACATGGTTGATACCCTCCAGGTCAAGATGGTATCATTTGAACTTTTCTTGGCCAAATTAGAGTGTGAACAATTGATTGAAATTCATTTGCAAGTGAAAGATAAAGGTTATACAGAACTTGATATTGTAAATGAAAGAAAGAATAGCAGTGATGTCCGAGGCTGCTCAGATGCCTTGAAGCGTCGTGCAGAATGCAAAGAAAATCTAAACACTTCCATGTCACGAATGGTACTTCAGAAATCTGCAAGTGAGAGAGGTTGTAAAGATTACTTCAAACCCAAAGTTAGCAAAGCTTCTAAATCAGTGGATGCCTATGATAGTTACTTGGAAAATAAGAAGCCACCTTTGATGACATCCTTGAGTCTCAGAAAAGAACCCATTTTGGTTGATACTGAAGATGACATTAAAGATGAAATAATTCGTCCTTCGCCATCCCTCCTTGCCATGTCAAGTTCTCCGCATGGATGTTCTGATGAATATTTGCCAGTTTCATCCCATACCAATGGCATATTAAGAACGGGTATTCCATACAGTACTTACTATTCCCCTCAAGACgatttagatttatatactgacTCTGATTCTAGAAGTATGTTCAAGAGACAAGAACCCCCTAAACATGATGTATGGCTGCTAAAGAACGATGCCAACCCGACTTACCATAAACGTACACATCTAGCCAAAGATACCACTTCCCTTAAGTGCCAAAACTGTGGATTATCTTGCGGCACCTCCATTTGCCAAAAGTGCGACAACTTGCTCATCTGCAGGCAGGAATATCCACCAATGAAGCAGAGCAGCTATTCACTCAAAACTCTTGGAAGTGAAGGCATATCTTCTGGGTCGGTGATAAGGGAGAAGCCTCAGTACATGTTGCAGACTCAAGAGCGAGTGTCTCAGTACAGTTCAAAATCGAAGCCTTCAGGCTCTTCACGCTGTGGATTTTGCAACAGACCAGGAGCTACAAACACATGCACTTTTTGTTCAAAAGTTTCCTGCGATTCTTGCCTCACTGCTTACTATTATGATCCCTGCTGTCGAAAAAGTGAGCTTCATAGGTTCTTGCCAAACAATCAGTTAAACTATAAATCAAACCAGCTACCACACATGGTTTATAGATAG